In Chondrinema litorale, a single window of DNA contains:
- a CDS encoding DUF3861 domain-containing protein: MTKKANKYHLKLDLVSLASGETPEEEKSIEVDFDNHDEIFKIIEVLKEKDLFEEKGQSVEFAIGLKLFSEVMIKNRNNPLFEEFAPAFRDFMKKLKSS, from the coding sequence ATGACAAAAAAAGCGAATAAATATCATTTAAAACTAGACTTAGTATCGCTAGCAAGTGGAGAAACTCCAGAAGAAGAAAAATCTATAGAAGTTGATTTCGATAATCACGATGAGATTTTTAAAATAATAGAAGTGCTAAAAGAGAAAGATTTATTTGAAGAAAAGGGGCAATCTGTAGAGTTTGCAATAGGGTTAAAGTTGTTTAGTGAAGTAATGATTAAAAACCGAAATAACCCTTTGTTTGAAGAGTTTGCACCCGCATTTAGAGATTTTATGAAGAAGCTAAAAAGTTCTTAA